One Streptomyces sp. SAI-135 DNA segment encodes these proteins:
- a CDS encoding Zn-dependent alcohol dehydrogenase: MRGVLFDGRQVQVVDDLEVGDPGPGEVRVAIAAAGLCHSDLSVVDGTIPFPVPVVLGHEGAGVVEAVGEGVTHVGPGDHVALSTLANCGACADCDRGRPTMCRKAIGRPRRLFSRGGERLFQFACNSAFAERTVVKAVQAVRIPEELPLTSAALIGCGVLTGVGAVLNRARVDRGESVLVIGTGGIGLNVIQGARIAGASRIVAVDANPAKEAAARQFGATDFLTSTEGVRELLPTGADHAFECVGRVELIRQAIDLLDRHGQAVLLGVPPSGAEAAFLVSSLYLDKSVLGCRYGSSRPQRDIPLYAELYRQGRLLLDELVTETYPIEDFEKAVGDAEAGRVARGVLTF, from the coding sequence ATGCGCGGCGTGCTGTTCGACGGGAGACAGGTCCAGGTCGTCGACGATCTGGAGGTGGGGGACCCGGGGCCGGGCGAGGTGCGGGTCGCGATCGCGGCGGCCGGGCTGTGCCACAGCGACCTGTCCGTCGTGGACGGGACCATTCCGTTCCCGGTCCCGGTGGTGCTGGGGCATGAGGGCGCGGGCGTGGTGGAGGCGGTGGGGGAGGGGGTCACGCATGTCGGGCCAGGTGACCACGTGGCGCTGTCCACCCTCGCCAACTGCGGTGCCTGCGCCGACTGCGACCGGGGGCGGCCGACCATGTGCCGCAAGGCCATCGGGCGGCCCCGGAGGCTGTTCTCACGGGGCGGCGAGCGGCTGTTCCAGTTCGCCTGCAACTCCGCCTTCGCGGAACGGACCGTGGTGAAGGCCGTGCAGGCGGTCCGGATCCCCGAGGAGCTCCCGCTGACGTCCGCCGCGCTCATCGGGTGCGGGGTGCTGACCGGCGTGGGGGCCGTGCTCAACCGGGCCCGGGTGGACCGGGGGGAAAGCGTGCTGGTGATCGGGACCGGGGGGATCGGGCTCAACGTGATCCAGGGGGCCCGGATCGCGGGGGCGTCACGGATCGTCGCCGTGGACGCCAACCCGGCGAAGGAGGCGGCGGCCCGGCAGTTCGGGGCGACGGACTTCCTGACCTCCACGGAGGGCGTGCGGGAGCTGCTGCCCACCGGGGCCGACCACGCCTTCGAGTGCGTGGGCCGCGTGGAGCTGATCCGCCAGGCGATCGACCTGCTCGACCGGCACGGCCAGGCCGTGCTGCTCGGGGTGCCTCCGTCGGGGGCCGAGGCCGCCTTCCTCGTCTCCTCCCTCTACCTGGACAAGTCGGTCCTGGGCTGCCGCTACGGCTCCTCCCGCCCGCAGCGCGACATCCCGCTCTACGCCGAGCTCTACCGGCAGGGCCGGCTGCTCCTCGACGAGCTGGTCACCGAGACCTACCCGATCGAGGACTTCGAGAAGGCCGTGGGCGACGCCGAGGCGGGGCGGGTGGCCCGGGGGGTGCTGACCTTCTAG
- a CDS encoding acyl-CoA dehydrogenase family protein, whose translation MDFGFGDDDETFRTEVREWLSGHVDGSQDRRAWERTLGKSGWVGLGWGEAGYGNRTATLTQQVVWAEEYARSGAPARSGHIGEKLLAPTLLAHGSDEQKARFLPPVAAGEELWCQGYSEPGAGSDLAGVRTRAARGGDGTYRITGQKIWTSLAHEADWCFVLARTDPQSRRHHGLTFLLVPMDQPGRIEVRPIRQLTGTSEFNEVFFDGAHARADHVVGGEGNGWRVAMSLLGFERGVSTLAQQIGFAQELTQVVQTAVRTGAVADPVVRALLVRQWAELRTMRWNALRTLGDSGDAGASSVAKLLWAGWHQRLGELAMLVRGARATVGPGDWTASAPYGLDALQQLFLFSRADTIYGGSDQIQRTIIAERVLGLPREPKGVV comes from the coding sequence GTGGACTTTGGATTCGGCGACGATGACGAGACGTTCCGTACCGAAGTGCGGGAATGGCTTTCCGGCCATGTCGATGGCTCTCAGGACCGGCGTGCCTGGGAGCGGACACTAGGTAAGTCCGGGTGGGTCGGGCTCGGTTGGGGTGAGGCCGGGTACGGGAACCGGACTGCCACGCTCACGCAGCAGGTCGTCTGGGCGGAGGAGTACGCGCGGTCCGGGGCGCCCGCTCGGTCCGGGCACATCGGGGAGAAGCTGCTCGCGCCGACGCTTCTCGCGCACGGCAGCGACGAGCAGAAGGCCCGGTTCCTGCCTCCCGTCGCCGCCGGGGAGGAGCTGTGGTGCCAGGGGTACAGCGAACCCGGCGCCGGGTCCGATCTCGCCGGGGTGCGGACCAGGGCCGCGCGGGGCGGGGACGGCACGTACCGGATCACCGGGCAGAAGATCTGGACGTCCCTCGCCCACGAGGCGGACTGGTGTTTCGTCCTCGCCCGGACCGATCCGCAGTCCCGGCGGCATCACGGGCTGACCTTCCTGCTCGTGCCCATGGACCAGCCGGGGCGCATCGAGGTGCGGCCGATCCGGCAGCTGACCGGGACCAGTGAGTTCAACGAGGTCTTCTTCGACGGGGCGCACGCGCGCGCGGACCATGTCGTCGGAGGCGAGGGGAACGGCTGGCGGGTGGCGATGAGCCTGCTCGGGTTCGAGCGGGGAGTCTCCACGCTGGCCCAGCAGATCGGGTTCGCGCAGGAGTTGACCCAGGTGGTGCAGACCGCCGTACGTACCGGCGCGGTCGCCGATCCCGTCGTACGCGCTCTGCTCGTGCGGCAGTGGGCCGAGCTGCGGACCATGCGCTGGAACGCCCTGCGCACGCTCGGGGATTCGGGGGACGCCGGGGCCTCCAGTGTCGCCAAGCTGCTGTGGGCGGGCTGGCATCAGCGGCTCGGGGAGCTGGCGATGCTCGTGCGCGGGGCGCGGGCCACGGTCGGGCCCGGGGACTGGACCGCTTCCGCACCGTACGGACTCGACGCGCTCCAGCAGCTGTTCCTGTTCTCACGGGCCGACACCATCTACGGCGGCTCGGACCAGATCCAGCGCACCATCATCGCCGAGCGCGTGCTCGGTCTGCCCAGGGAACCCAAGGGGGTCGTGTGA
- a CDS encoding SDR family oxidoreductase has protein sequence MGNFLADRVVAVTGAGRGIGRAVALAAAGEGARVVVNDYGVSIDGASPASEIASGVVKEIEAAGGEAVAVADDISTMAGGQRVVDTALSSYGRLDGVVCVAGILRERMLFNMSEEEWDPVLATHLKGTFTVFRAACAVMRQQRAGTLIGFTSGNHQGSFSQANYSAAKGGIISLVRSAALAMHKYGVTANAVAPVARTRMSANVPFELTEIGEPEDVAAMVVYLLSERAREVTGQVYTVAGPKIAVWAQPRELRAAYASGGWTPESIAQFLPGSVGVDPMPLLSGPGA, from the coding sequence GTGGGGAACTTCTTGGCAGACAGGGTCGTCGCCGTGACCGGCGCGGGACGGGGGATCGGGCGGGCGGTGGCGCTGGCCGCGGCGGGCGAGGGGGCACGGGTCGTCGTCAACGACTACGGCGTCTCGATCGACGGAGCCTCCCCCGCGAGCGAGATCGCCTCCGGGGTGGTGAAGGAGATCGAGGCCGCCGGCGGTGAGGCCGTCGCCGTGGCCGACGACATCTCGACGATGGCGGGCGGACAGCGGGTCGTCGACACCGCCTTGTCCTCCTACGGGCGGCTCGACGGCGTGGTCTGCGTGGCCGGGATCCTCCGTGAGCGGATGCTGTTCAACATGTCCGAGGAGGAATGGGATCCCGTTCTCGCGACCCACTTGAAGGGGACGTTCACTGTTTTCCGGGCGGCCTGCGCGGTGATGCGGCAGCAGCGGGCCGGCACGTTGATCGGATTCACCAGCGGAAATCACCAGGGGTCCTTCTCGCAGGCCAATTACAGTGCCGCGAAAGGGGGGATCATCTCGCTGGTCCGCAGTGCCGCGCTCGCGATGCACAAGTACGGAGTGACCGCGAACGCCGTGGCGCCGGTCGCCCGTACGCGGATGTCGGCGAACGTCCCCTTCGAGCTGACGGAGATCGGGGAGCCGGAGGACGTGGCCGCCATGGTGGTCTATCTGCTGTCCGAGCGGGCCCGGGAGGTCACCGGGCAGGTGTACACCGTGGCGGGGCCGAAGATCGCGGTGTGGGCGCAGCCGCGGGAGTTGCGTGCCGCGTACGCCTCCGGCGGGTGGACGCCGGAGTCGATCGCGCAGTTCCTGCCGGGGAGTGTGGGGGTGGATCCGATGCCGTTGCTCTCGGGGCCGGGCGCGTGA
- a CDS encoding cyclase family protein produces the protein MSLPAAFHDIAKRVNNWGRWGAADEIGTLNLITDEVVREAAATVRTGRRVPLALPLKQDGVQTGMMPGRVNPLHAMVQINQEIFGPGTVACSDDAVTMGLQAATHWDALTHVSHSGLLYNGRPAGTITPHGGAEFGGIDKARHVVSRGVLLDVARARGVDRLDGGHAVTPEDLEAAEELAGTRVRAGDVVLVRTGQIQVYLAGDREAYAHPSPGLSVRTPEWFHARDVAAVANDTLTFEIFPPEIEDLWLPVHALDLVEMGMLQGQNWNLEELSTACGEAGRYAFLLSAMPEPFVGGTGTPVAPVAVL, from the coding sequence ATGTCACTTCCGGCCGCGTTCCACGACATCGCCAAGCGCGTGAACAACTGGGGGCGTTGGGGCGCCGCCGACGAGATCGGCACCCTGAACCTGATCACCGACGAGGTCGTCCGCGAGGCCGCCGCGACCGTCAGGACCGGCCGCCGCGTCCCCCTGGCGCTCCCCCTGAAGCAGGACGGTGTGCAGACCGGGATGATGCCGGGCCGGGTCAACCCGCTGCACGCGATGGTGCAGATCAACCAGGAGATCTTCGGCCCGGGGACGGTGGCGTGCAGCGACGACGCGGTGACCATGGGCCTTCAGGCGGCCACCCACTGGGACGCGCTCACCCATGTCTCGCACTCGGGCCTGCTCTACAACGGCCGCCCGGCCGGCACCATCACCCCGCACGGCGGCGCCGAGTTCGGCGGTATCGACAAGGCACGGCACGTCGTCTCGCGCGGGGTGCTGCTCGACGTGGCCCGCGCGCGGGGGGTGGACCGCCTCGACGGGGGGCACGCCGTGACCCCCGAGGACCTGGAGGCCGCCGAGGAACTCGCGGGCACGCGGGTGCGCGCCGGGGACGTCGTGCTCGTACGGACCGGGCAGATCCAGGTGTATCTCGCCGGGGACAGGGAGGCGTACGCCCATCCGTCGCCGGGGCTGTCGGTCCGCACCCCGGAGTGGTTCCACGCGCGCGATGTGGCCGCGGTCGCCAACGACACCCTCACGTTCGAGATCTTCCCGCCCGAGATCGAGGACCTGTGGCTGCCCGTGCACGCGCTGGACCTGGTGGAGATGGGGATGCTCCAGGGCCAGAACTGGAACCTGGAGGAATTGTCCACAGCCTGTGGAGAAGCCGGCCGGTACGCGTTCCTGCTGTCGGCGATGCCCGAGCCGTTCGTCGGCGGCACCGGAACACCCGTGGCCCCGGTGGCCGTTCTGTGA
- a CDS encoding ATP-binding protein has protein sequence MQLEIRPEPAEVGRARRWARSRLAGSGIEVDEPVAETLILLVSELVTNAVVHTGRPAVLRLSLPDAEGESATVRLEVADRSGRAPVPRCVDGDATGGRGLALVDGLADRWGWSPEGVGKSIWCELDRCDRPRKAAETYGVDTSAYEGFAFEAV, from the coding sequence GTGCAGCTGGAGATCCGGCCCGAGCCGGCAGAGGTGGGACGTGCCCGGAGGTGGGCCCGCTCGCGGCTCGCCGGGTCCGGGATAGAGGTCGACGAACCGGTCGCCGAGACCCTGATCCTGCTGGTGTCCGAACTGGTCACCAACGCCGTGGTGCACACGGGCCGTCCGGCCGTCCTGCGGCTGTCCCTGCCGGACGCCGAAGGGGAGTCGGCCACGGTGCGTCTGGAGGTCGCCGACCGCAGCGGCCGGGCCCCGGTGCCGCGCTGCGTGGACGGTGACGCGACCGGCGGCCGCGGCCTGGCCCTTGTCGACGGTCTCGCGGACCGCTGGGGCTGGAGCCCCGAGGGGGTCGGCAAGAGCATCTGGTGCGAACTCGACCGCTGCGACCGGCCGCGGAAGGCCGCCGAGACCTATGGCGTCGACACCTCGGCCTACGAGGGGTTCGCGTTCGAGGCGGTGTGA
- a CDS encoding acyl-CoA dehydrogenase family protein — protein sequence MRFQLTSDQLALRAAMRELLARRFGGAVLRAAVDDPRLDRALWRELGAAGFFALRVPEADGGVGLGLPEAVLVFEEAGRVLLPGPLVATHLAAGTVPGAASGEAVVADVDGGGLVEWLDAADVVRGDAAGAVALTSVDPLTPVHRVPGARARAVDPVAVLLTAAEQLGTATRACELAVQHARTREQFGQPIGAFQAVKHLCAQMLVRAETARAAVYAAAVTADPVDIAAARLLADEAAERGARDCLQVHGGMGFTWECEVHLHLKRAWVRSRRGGGGAESEELLAVDLLA from the coding sequence GTGCGGTTTCAACTGACTTCTGACCAGCTGGCGCTGCGTGCGGCCATGCGGGAGCTGCTTGCGCGGCGGTTCGGCGGTGCGGTACTGCGGGCTGCCGTGGACGATCCCCGTCTGGACCGGGCGCTGTGGCGGGAGTTGGGGGCCGCCGGGTTCTTCGCGCTGCGGGTGCCGGAGGCGGACGGTGGGGTCGGGCTGGGGCTGCCGGAGGCCGTGTTGGTCTTCGAGGAGGCCGGACGGGTGCTGCTGCCCGGGCCGCTGGTGGCGACCCACCTCGCGGCGGGCACGGTCCCAGGGGCCGCCTCCGGCGAGGCCGTCGTCGCCGACGTGGACGGTGGCGGGCTGGTGGAGTGGCTGGACGCGGCCGATGTCGTACGGGGGGACGCCGCCGGGGCCGTGGCCCTGACCTCGGTCGACCCGCTGACGCCGGTGCATCGCGTGCCCGGGGCTCGCGCGCGTGCCGTCGATCCCGTCGCCGTGCTCCTCACGGCCGCCGAGCAGCTGGGCACGGCCACGCGCGCGTGTGAGCTCGCCGTGCAACACGCGCGGACGCGAGAGCAGTTCGGGCAGCCGATCGGGGCCTTCCAGGCGGTCAAGCACCTGTGCGCGCAGATGCTGGTGCGGGCGGAGACGGCCCGGGCCGCGGTGTACGCGGCCGCCGTGACCGCGGACCCGGTGGACATCGCGGCGGCCCGGCTGCTGGCCGACGAGGCGGCGGAGCGGGGCGCCCGGGACTGCCTCCAGGTGCACGGCGGAATGGGCTTCACCTGGGAGTGCGAGGTGCATCTGCATCTGAAGCGGGCCTGGGTGCGGTCCCGGCGGGGCGGCGGCGGTGCGGAGAGTGAGGAGTTGCTCGCCGTCGATCTGTTGGCCTGA
- a CDS encoding acyl-CoA dehydrogenase family protein, giving the protein MDLAYTPEEEEFRARLREWLAKALPALPPKPSPRDWPGRRAYDLGWQRMLYDAGYAHVHWDASPTTRLIFLEETETAGAPYVGAGFVGLLHAGPTIAAEGTPGQRERWLPPILRGEEVWCQGFSEPDAGSDLAALRTRARRDGDDYVVTGSKIWTSHAEVADWCELLVRTDPAAPKHRGITWLAMPMSAPGVEVRPLRTLAGSTEFAEVFLDEVRVPVANRVGAENDGWRVTMVTLSFERGTAFVGEVVACRRVLRSVAAAARDDGRWDDAVLRRRLGRLNAEFRALWRLTQWNVSEAEASGGGVPGVGGSVFKLRYSHARQELYDVAADVLGAGSLDLEQPWVLDRLSSLSYTIAAGTSQIQRNIVAERVLGLPKGR; this is encoded by the coding sequence ATGGACCTCGCGTACACGCCGGAGGAGGAGGAGTTCCGGGCGCGGCTGCGCGAGTGGCTCGCCAAGGCGCTCCCCGCGCTGCCGCCGAAGCCGTCCCCACGGGACTGGCCCGGACGCAGGGCCTACGACCTCGGCTGGCAGCGCATGCTCTACGACGCCGGGTACGCGCACGTGCACTGGGACGCCTCGCCCACCACACGGCTGATCTTCCTGGAGGAGACGGAGACCGCGGGCGCGCCCTACGTCGGCGCCGGGTTCGTCGGTCTGCTCCACGCGGGGCCCACGATCGCCGCCGAGGGAACGCCCGGACAGCGCGAGCGCTGGCTGCCGCCGATCCTGCGGGGCGAGGAGGTCTGGTGCCAGGGCTTCAGCGAACCGGACGCCGGGAGCGACCTCGCGGCGCTGCGCACCCGCGCCCGCAGGGACGGCGACGACTATGTCGTGACCGGCTCCAAGATCTGGACCTCGCATGCCGAAGTCGCCGACTGGTGCGAGCTGTTGGTGCGCACGGACCCGGCCGCGCCCAAGCACCGCGGGATCACGTGGCTGGCGATGCCGATGTCCGCGCCCGGTGTCGAGGTGCGGCCCCTGCGCACGCTCGCCGGGTCCACCGAGTTCGCCGAGGTGTTCCTCGACGAGGTGCGGGTGCCGGTGGCGAACCGGGTGGGCGCGGAGAACGACGGCTGGCGCGTGACCATGGTGACGCTGTCCTTCGAGCGCGGGACGGCGTTCGTCGGCGAGGTGGTCGCCTGCCGGCGGGTGCTCCGTTCGGTCGCCGCGGCGGCCAGGGACGACGGGCGTTGGGACGATGCGGTGCTGCGGCGCCGGCTGGGGCGGCTGAACGCGGAGTTCCGGGCGCTGTGGCGGCTCACGCAGTGGAACGTGAGCGAGGCGGAGGCGAGCGGGGGCGGGGTGCCGGGGGTGGGGGGCTCCGTGTTCAAGCTCCGGTACTCGCACGCTCGGCAGGAGTTGTACGACGTGGCTGCCGATGTGCTGGGTGCCGGGTCGCTGGATCTCGAACAGCCCTGGGTGCTGGACCGGCTGTCGTCGCTGTCGTACACGATCGCGGCGGGGACCTCGCAGATTCAGCGGAACATCGTGGCCGAGCGGGTTCTGGGGTTGCCGAAGGGGCGGTGA
- a CDS encoding AMP-binding protein, with translation MTDTAHALSASRTLWELVARRADLTPDRPVLLQDDRTLTFGELRTRGERVAAGLYGMGVRPGTVVAWQLPTRIETALLSFALARLGAVQSPVIPFYRDREVGFALRESKAEFFAVPGLWRGFDHTEMARRLGAKGVFEAYDDLPDGDPAVLPAPPADGTSVRWIYWTSGTTSDPKGVLHTDRSLIAGGSCLAHALRLTADDVGSMAFPYAHIAGPDYTVMLLLYGFPAVMFEQFALPDALEGYRRHGVTVAGGSTAFYSMFLTEQRKQPGVPVIPSLRLLAGGGAPKPPELYHAVVRELGVQLTHGYGMTEVPMITMGAPDDTVENLATTEGRPPQGMSVRIVDGEVRLKGEAVCRGYLDPAQTAEAFDEEGYLRTGDLGFVKDSGHLVLTGRLKDVIIRKGENISAKEIEDLLAAHPDVGDVAVIGLPDAERGERVCAVVEQPEGAGKLTLDAVTDHLRAEGLSPHKLPEQLEVVDALPRNETLRKVLKYKLRERYSGTVK, from the coding sequence GTGACCGACACCGCCCACGCGCTCAGCGCGTCCCGCACCCTCTGGGAACTGGTCGCCCGCCGCGCCGACCTGACCCCTGACCGTCCGGTCCTCCTCCAGGACGACCGCACGCTCACCTTCGGCGAACTGCGCACGCGCGGCGAGCGCGTGGCGGCCGGCCTGTACGGCATGGGCGTACGTCCCGGCACGGTCGTCGCCTGGCAGCTGCCCACCCGTATCGAGACGGCCCTGCTCTCCTTCGCCCTGGCCCGTCTCGGTGCCGTGCAGTCGCCGGTCATCCCCTTCTACCGGGACCGCGAAGTCGGCTTCGCCCTGCGGGAGTCGAAGGCGGAGTTCTTCGCGGTACCGGGCCTGTGGCGCGGCTTCGACCACACGGAGATGGCCCGTCGGCTCGGCGCCAAGGGCGTCTTCGAGGCGTACGACGACCTCCCGGACGGCGACCCGGCCGTCCTCCCCGCCCCGCCCGCCGACGGCACCTCCGTGCGGTGGATCTACTGGACCTCGGGCACCACCTCGGACCCCAAGGGCGTGCTCCACACGGACCGTTCGCTGATCGCGGGCGGCTCCTGCCTCGCGCACGCGCTGCGCCTGACGGCGGACGACGTGGGCTCGATGGCCTTCCCGTACGCGCACATCGCGGGCCCCGACTACACGGTGATGCTGCTGCTGTACGGCTTCCCGGCGGTGATGTTCGAGCAGTTCGCGCTGCCGGACGCGCTGGAGGGCTACCGCAGGCACGGGGTGACGGTGGCGGGCGGTTCGACGGCGTTCTACTCGATGTTCCTCACCGAGCAGCGCAAGCAACCCGGTGTGCCCGTGATCCCCTCGCTGCGGCTGCTGGCCGGCGGCGGGGCGCCCAAGCCGCCGGAGCTCTACCACGCCGTCGTACGAGAGCTCGGGGTGCAGCTGACCCACGGGTACGGCATGACCGAGGTGCCGATGATCACCATGGGGGCGCCGGACGACACGGTGGAGAACCTGGCGACGACCGAGGGGCGGCCGCCTCAGGGCATGTCGGTGCGGATCGTGGACGGGGAGGTGCGGCTGAAGGGGGAGGCGGTGTGCCGGGGGTATCTGGACCCGGCGCAGACGGCGGAGGCCTTCGACGAGGAGGGCTATCTGCGCACCGGGGACCTGGGGTTCGTGAAGGACAGCGGCCACCTCGTGCTCACCGGGCGGCTCAAGGACGTGATCATCCGCAAGGGAGAGAACATCTCGGCGAAGGAGATCGAGGACCTGCTGGCCGCGCATCCGGACGTCGGTGACGTGGCGGTGATCGGACTGCCGGACGCCGAGCGCGGGGAACGCGTGTGCGCCGTCGTGGAACAGCCCGAAGGCGCCGGGAAGCTGACCCTGGACGCCGTGACGGACCATCTGCGCGCGGAAGGACTGTCCCCGCACAAGCTGCCGGAGCAGCTGGAGGTGGTGGACGCCCTTCCGCGCAACGAGACCCTGCGCAAGGTGCTCAAGTACAAGCTGCGGGAGCGCTACTCGGGCACGGTGAAGTAG
- a CDS encoding EF-hand domain-containing protein, with protein MVSSEYERRIADRFATFDQDGNGYIDREDFNVAAKALLTEFGTAARSDKGQALYVGAEAFWQGMAGIADRDGDQRITRDEFVNGALKRLRDNPDRFAEIARPFLHAAIAVADQDGDGRATVEDTARVLRILGVGEDVARAAAAGLDTDGDGKVGEAEIVPAFARYFTVPE; from the coding sequence ATGGTCAGCAGCGAGTACGAGCGCAGGATCGCCGACCGGTTCGCCACCTTCGACCAGGACGGCAACGGCTACATCGACCGTGAGGACTTCAACGTGGCGGCCAAGGCGCTGCTCACGGAGTTCGGCACGGCGGCGCGCTCCGACAAGGGACAGGCGCTGTACGTGGGCGCCGAGGCGTTCTGGCAGGGCATGGCCGGGATCGCCGACCGGGACGGCGACCAGCGGATCACCCGCGACGAGTTCGTGAACGGCGCGCTCAAGCGGCTGCGCGACAACCCGGACCGGTTCGCCGAGATCGCGCGCCCCTTCCTGCACGCGGCGATCGCCGTCGCCGACCAGGACGGCGACGGACGCGCCACCGTCGAGGACACCGCGCGCGTGCTGCGCATCCTGGGCGTCGGCGAGGACGTCGCGCGGGCGGCCGCGGCCGGCCTGGACACCGACGGCGACGGCAAGGTCGGCGAGGCGGAGATCGTGCCCGCCTTCGCGCGCTACTTCACCGTGCCCGAGTAG
- a CDS encoding STAS domain-containing protein produces MVVAFNVTGDEQGDWTVLSVSGELDLVTSPVLRQRVHDAVAEGRHSLVLDLSEVYFCDSSGVGVLIASRRLIRSCRGELRLILPAQGAADGSHVNRVLGALGVRRLFEVHPDLDSATDEEAGPLSA; encoded by the coding sequence ATGGTGGTGGCGTTCAATGTGACCGGCGACGAGCAGGGCGACTGGACCGTGCTCAGTGTGTCGGGCGAGCTGGACCTGGTGACCTCGCCGGTGCTCCGCCAGCGGGTGCACGACGCGGTGGCCGAGGGCCGCCACAGTCTCGTCCTCGACCTCTCCGAGGTCTACTTCTGCGACTCCAGCGGTGTCGGCGTCCTCATCGCCTCCCGCCGGCTGATCCGTTCCTGCCGGGGTGAGCTGCGTCTGATCCTCCCGGCCCAGGGCGCCGCCGACGGCTCGCACGTCAACCGCGTGCTCGGCGCGCTGGGCGTCCGCCGCCTGTTCGAGGTCCACCCGGACCTGGACTCGGCGACCGACGAGGAGGCGGGACCACTGTCCGCCTGA
- a CDS encoding sigma-70 family RNA polymerase sigma factor has protein sequence MAKKDAPPRWDRKMQQRLARGEAAALGELYDRFASLVHGLAHRVLGDERAADGITRDVFAHVWEHPETYDPKQGPLRSWVAGLTHRLAVQRLRATETAALARAGEGSAEELERRVRHASVAARADYIVQSMPTPLRAALELAYFQRRDYRQAAADLSITEDEARRRLRLGLQLLSTAHDTGAPGAPPGYGGAA, from the coding sequence ATGGCGAAGAAGGACGCACCGCCCCGATGGGACCGCAAGATGCAGCAGCGGCTGGCGCGCGGTGAGGCGGCCGCCCTCGGCGAGCTCTACGACCGTTTCGCTTCACTCGTGCACGGCCTCGCCCACCGTGTGCTCGGGGACGAGCGGGCCGCCGACGGCATCACCCGGGACGTCTTCGCCCACGTCTGGGAGCACCCCGAGACCTACGACCCCAAACAGGGCCCGCTGCGCTCCTGGGTCGCGGGCCTGACCCACCGCCTGGCCGTGCAGCGGCTGCGCGCCACCGAGACCGCCGCCCTCGCCCGGGCCGGCGAGGGCTCCGCCGAGGAACTGGAGCGCAGGGTACGCCACGCCTCGGTGGCCGCCCGCGCCGACTACATCGTCCAGTCCATGCCCACCCCGCTGCGGGCCGCCCTGGAGCTCGCCTACTTCCAGCGCCGCGACTACCGCCAGGCCGCCGCCGACCTCAGCATCACCGAGGACGAGGCCCGCCGCCGCCTCCGCCTGGGCCTCCAGCTCCTGTCCACGGCCCACGACACCGGAGCGCCCGGCGCGCCGCCGGGATACGGGGGCGCGGCATGA